The Notolabrus celidotus isolate fNotCel1 chromosome 6, fNotCel1.pri, whole genome shotgun sequence nucleotide sequence ATTCAAGGACAATTACTGATAAATACATAATATTATTCTAAACAACAAGCAGCTGGAATTATTCATCGAAACTGGATGCCATAACATTTTAAGGATACcaatttaacatattttgtgAAAGCTTGTggctattttttattttatggctATTGATGGTGatcattttaatgaaatgtgACTTTTCCTGAATTTAGAATTTCAGGAACCTATCATATTGGGTTGCACTGACTGAGTAAATGTgacaaaaaggtaaaaatgcaaCTGAAGTTAAAATTGTATTACTCACAAAGTACTGTATTTATATGAAATCTGAGAGATGACTTAAGACTTCAGGGCTGAGCCCTTCAGGTGCAGATCTTCACTAACCTGCACCTGATTACCATTGAAGCAAAGCCACAGAAAGAATCTCATACAACGAATGACTGCACTTTGATTTGTGGTTCGCTGTTGCTCACCTCCTTGTTCTTGTAGAGAGAATTGATAATCAGCTTCATCATTCTGTTGACCTCTGCCTGAAACACGTGTTTTTCAGACTTCTCTCTGATTTCCTTGATTTGAGCTGCATTCAGTCCGTCCAGCTGAAtagcctcctcctctctgaggacacacagacacatacacaagtGGGATCAGGTAGGTGCACAACAACTAACAGGTGTCAATGACAAACATgtaatttttttctcctctgtataGAGCAGTATCCCGGACACAGAAGATTCCCCGCCCTCGATGAAGGAGGTACAGCAAACAGGTTGAAGCTTTGTCATTACTATGATTCAAGTGTTGCGATGAGCCTTTGTGTACATAAGCCTGGTGGTCATGCTGACTTTCAGGTAGGTTAAGTTGGCCTCAAAGTTGAACAAACAAATCCCACTCTCCATGCATATTGTCAGTGTAGTTGACACCCACCTCTGCACCACTTCATCATCTGTTTTGGAGCCATCTCTGCTTTTCCCAAGATCCTCCTCGACTGTCCCATCGATGTCAACTTCATCCTCCGCCTTTACGGCAGCTGCCAAGGGACAAAAAGGTGTTATCGAAATCATTTGCAGGTGTGTTCTGAGAGAAACTCAAGCATGCAGGACAGTTTCAATGAAGCCAAAACGTGATCAGATCTCCATTTACGTGAGATTTCACGTCAGGTATGCTGGGGTTTTTTTCCCAAGCCATTCAAGGATGTACATGTATGCAACAGAGATTTATTAATGAGGTTGTTAGCTAGCACCAGGCAGCTTTTAGATGCATGTGTCTTCAGGAGACAATTCTAGAAAGGCGTACAAGAATAACGGATTTTCACCAAGAAATGTGGAGAGGCCCAATGAACCATGCTGTCGACTATCAAGAACTAGTCAAAATGAAGCTTAACTGTAATTGAATGGAGGCTGTAGTCACGAATTAGCAGAGAAGAAGCACAAAAGCAAGTCAACGCTAGCTTACTGGGTAATGCTAGCTTCGATATTGagtaataaaaacagatgagaGATGGCAGATCATGTCTCTACTCACCAAAGGCTAAGAGTGCGAAGAGGAGACCTACAACCCAAGCTCGTTTCATTTTGAGACGACGTGTGTCTTTTGCTCCTGAGACAAAAAGCCGGGATATCAGTGCATGCAGCACTGCCTTTTACTAAAGAGACTGACAAGCTACCTCTGCCACCAAAAGAACCCACTCTGTTCAACCCGTGACAACCGACCAATGGCTGCGCACCACGCACATCCTTCGGCCAATCACAGCAGAGGCTTCTGTACATGTTGTCCAATCAGATTCTTCAACATAAGTCAATACCCGAAAATCGTGGCCCGACACCATTGGCCAAGAATGAATAATCAGCACATCACTTCCTAAAAATGACTCCTTGAGATTGAAAAAGCTGTGCAACTACTCGAGTTCAAGTTTGATCTTCTTACGCAATATTAAAGCTCAGTGACACTACGAAGAGGGCAACTCGTTATTGTttatcaaggcaaggcaaggcaaatgtatttataaagcgcaTTTCAGCTAcaaggcaattcaaagtgctttacataaaatgatcaatacagttaaaaatcagctgaacattaaaacaatatttaattaaataattaataattaaaaatagacattaaAAATCGCAAAAACATATTAGATTGTCAAGAATAAAAAGGTAcagtttaagaaataaataaataattaattatttgatttaattaaaagcagcagcaaacagaaaAGTCAACTTTGATATGAAGGAGCTGAGAGTTGCAGCGGACTTGCAGTTCtctggtagtttgttccagatatttggtgcataaaaactaAAGGATGCCTCGCTGCGTTTAGTCCTAACTCTTGGGACAATAAGCAGACCTGTCccagatgacctcagaggtctggATGGTTCATAATGTGTCAAGAGGTCACTAATGTATTTTGGCCAAAACCCGTTTAGTGCTTTGTAAACCAACagtcatattttaaaatcaattatcTGACAGACTAGTAGCTAGTGTAAAGACCtcagaactggagtgatgtggtccacttttttggtccttgttaggactcgagcagcagcattctgaatgagctgcagctgtctgatTGATTTCTTAGGGAGACCTGTAAAGACACCATTACAGTAGTCAAGTCTactgaagataaatgcatggataaGTTTTTCcaaatcctgctgagacataaacCCTTTAATTCTAGATATATTTTTAAGATggtagtaggctgactttgtgatTTGCttgatgtggctgctgaaattcaGGTCTGAGTCCATGACTACACCAAGATTTCTAGCTTGGTCTGTAGTTTTTAACATTACTGATTGAAGATGAGCACTGACATTAAGTCGTTCCTCCTTAGCCCCCAAAACAATTAcctctgttttgtctttgttaggATTCTATATAAATCAGAAGAggaagaatcaagaatcaataAATCTTTACTGCCAagagcttgcacacacaaggaatttgacgtggtgaatggaacactggtacttaacaagacagtaaggacaataagagttcatttgcaaaaacagatacatttaaattttcaaaaaaaatatttctttttcatATAGAATCCTAATAAAGTtgcattttcaagatacctctgattagttAAGTCATTTTGAAActgtcaaagccacccaacctcagttgattggtAATACaaaaagctagtaatagaaaaaaatatgtttcttgaaacatttcttttagtttttcaaaagtgagtgaactgtttttgcaaatgaactcttcaaatatagAAACCGAAAAACTAActttaaaaattctaaatacaaataaaaatatatacaaagaaaggtatagaagtacttttaagatataaataaatgaattagcctaagccagagtggattaatataataataaaaaaggttatagaataaattacaatattgcacctTGTTGTTGAGATATTGTTTAGGCTGTAATATCACTGACTGTTGCATTGTGTTTCAGTCCGAGTAAGGCTGTAACTCTAAACAAGTGTGTCTGACTTGAACTAACCTTTCTGTATAGCTTTCATTTATTATAGTAAGACATGTTGACACACTTTCTGAACGTCtcatctttgtccacagggaatCGCTGTTCAGCAGGGGAGTAAAACTTATGCAATTGATGGCAaccttgtgttttgtttaaacaaagtttaatcAGTCAATGAAACGGTGGAGTTGTGTCATCCTGGAAACACAGATACTACATCACAGAATGATTTAGTAGAAATGTGCACATCAGTGTGCTGCTTCTATAAAACATTTTGTCCaattaattaacaaaaatcttCTTGTCTCCAACTGGTAGTCAATACATCAAGTACAAAAGCAAATTACCACCAttaaaaaatagagaaaatgtAGAAGGAAAGTTTGAATTTCGAAAACGCAACAATGAGAAAGTAAGTCAAaactagtaaaaaaaataaatgtcttattCCAGCATTGggcaaaaaaatctaaatgaaatacttttttatttttgctaacTTTTCTGATTTTGCATCTCACATGTCTAATTTTGAATTAGTTATAAGGCACTAAGTATTATTCCAAACCTTTTCGGCAATATAAATGCTATAGCACATAAATGCAAAGCATAAGATACATAAGATAGgaactagagagagagagagagaaacctgtAAAGTCAAAATCCCAAGATATTACACAGACTTTTCGTCCTACAGTTGTACACTATGAAGTTCATTTTGATTTTCAGGGCAGATTTTGCTGAATTTGTCATCCCTACATTTGATCTATATGTAATGCTTGATCAGAGAGAAGACGCCCCTGGTCTGTAGAGTGACTCTATTTAATTGTTGTAACAGtggattcaagattcaagaaagctttattgccaagcgagctcgcacacacaaggaatttgacgtggtgaatggaacactggtacttaacaacaaaacagtaaggacacaacaagacagtaaggtcaataaatatataaacctaaacatatatatatatatatatatatatatatatatatatatatatatatatatatatatatatatatatatatatatatatacgtatATTTGACACATGTAACAGGTAACACTACAGACTTCTGTCTATGGGTAGCACATTTCATTCAAAGACTGAGTAGAAAGCAGGAAGAACCAAACTCCAGACGCATcggcctctgattggctgtttagcTGGGACCTACCCAAACGCGGAAGTGACGTACAGAGTGTCTATCCAGGGACGCTCTCGGTATTTACAGAGGAGCCTGTCAACCTCATGCGATTGTGTGAGAGCCCACCGCGACCTACAAACGGGCTGCTACTCAATTACCGGAGTCATGGCGCCCTTGTCTGTTCCCCTGTCGTCTCTGTTGAGGCACAGGGACTGTCTGCAGAGGGTGAATGTTTTCTGTAATGCAGTGCAGAGTTTACGCCAGCGGCCGCCCAGATCTCGCTTATGGAAACGTAATTTCGGTGCAGTAACACAAGGAGTCGGGCAACTACTGTCAAGCCAGAACAGGTTCCAAAACTACGCAGCATCTGGTTGTAGGAGCTCCTCAAGCGACCAGGACACAACAGAGAGGCTGTGGTCTATTTACAATGAGACCAAGAGGCAGACTGAAGGTATGGACTCTGTTATAATAACACTACAATAATACAGCGTTGCAGCACTGCAGTGATCAATAATCGTTAATGCATTATGTCCCTGTTATGACTAATGTTTCCAGCATTATAAACTGCACCATTTCCATGACCTCACATAAGCAACCTTCAGTAAACACACAGCATATATGGCAGTAGAGATGAGATGTAATAAGCTATGCTACTTTGTTATACACATTAATGGGCATgacaaaaatacacaacactTGTTAGATATAAAATAATCCAATGCATTATCAGGGATTAAGTCAACCTCAAAACACGTGTCATCGACTTACTTTGTGAAAGCAGTGTTTCTCCAACATCCTCATATTTAACATACTGAAGTTAGAAGCAAACTGCAGAACAACTCAcgtttctctcctctcagatCTGCTTCCAGTCATATCCACCAACTCAGTCGACCCTGACACCATTTTTGCCAACAATGAGATGAGCCTGCGAGACATAGAGATCTATGGCTTTGACTATGACTACACCCTGGCCTTCTACTCCCGCCACCTCCACACCCTCATCTTCAACATTGCACGGGACATCCTAATCACCAAGCACAGGGTGGGTGAATGTTATGACTCCTCCTATTCCTAAGTTATAAAACATCTGTTATGATAATTGCTCATCCAAATTGAAACACACTGGCACTGTGCCATCCAATAATACATTTAAGAGATGCAAAAATTGGCTTATCTTTTGTCTCAATGTGTTGGTCAGATTATGCAAAAGTTGGTCATAATCACTCCACATTTAAGATTCAAACTGAGATAGATGTTTTCACAATTAAACATAGCTTTTACACAAGTCTTATGCATTAGCCTTCTGTTTTACTTCATTCATTTGGCACAATTGTTCTTGCAGATCAGTGAATACGATGCTGTTTTGTCCGCTCTAAAATCTCAATCCCTCATATttcattgtcttttttaaagtaCCCTGAGGGTCTGCGAAAGTACGAGTATATTCCTAACTTTGCTGTAAGAGGACTTCACTATGACGTTCAGAAGGTGAGAGGGcggttttttaaaacacaaactctgtCAGCTGTACTTTAGGATGAGTGTAAAGATCACATTTGtgtaaatattgaatatttgttaCAGGCACTGCTGATGAAGATAGATGCTTTTCACTACATCCAGCTGGGGACGGTATACAGGTCTCTGCTGACACATCAATACCGTTAAAATGTTAGATTGATTATAGGTGCAATCACTTTTTCCCATTTCAGGCCACATTTTAACAGCTTTCCTGCCACGTGTTATCTCTCTCATGATGTCTCACATGCTAAAAATCATAGTTTGAATTAtctaatttttacattttgaattcttCTTCAGGGGTCTTCATCCAGTTTCTGAAGAGGAAGTGATCGCCATGTACGAAGGCTGTCATGTACCTCTAGAGATCATGAGCGACTTCTACGGAAAGGTtaatttcctctcttttttatgGCTTTGAATTGGACAAACATAATTAAAGTTGACATGATTtattgactttaatctctgatcTGCAGAGTTCACATGGACACACTATGAAACAGTTCATGGATATCTTCTCCCTGCCTGAGATGACCCTCCTGTCCTGTGTCAATGACTTCTTCATGAGGCACAACATTGACTATGAACCCGTCCACCTCTACAAAGACGTAAAGGTGAGctttattgaattatttcatcatctttgagtgttttgtgttaatGTGCACTCAGTATTTGCAAGGACACTCTTCTTTTAATTGTTATTGTCTCTCCCAGGTGTGAGAAACAGAAATGGTTTAGTATTTACATGTTTGCAGGGTGCTGCGTTACTTTAGCCATTCTGCTGtcttaattttagctctgaaaAACTGGTGTCTAATTTTAGTCAACAAGCACGCCTCCAGCCATCTGCATGTGTTCTCTGGTGGCTCTGCTGcttcagagggagagaaaggaggggCGGGAAAATGAGcggcgtcttcttcttctcttttgagGGCAGCTGTCATGCCGGTCCTGTCTCTTCTGTGTGACGCTGCAGCGTTTTTGACAGATTGCTGTCATTAAAAgccctcacactcactcactgttcCACGAGTGCCTCTCATATCTATTCAAGGACACCCTGCttgttcttttcttctctcaccAAGCCTGGTTTATTATGCAGCATTAACCTTCTCTCTTTGCTTAATTTTTCTTTACTCTCTGTGCATCAAATAATCATTGTATATGCGAAACCTCCTTTTAACTGTGCCCCTAAAAGCAGCTCAGCACCGAAGAGTCTATTTACTCAGGCATTGATTCAAAAGCCTGAGTTACCCTGCTGGAAACTTGCTACAAATGTTCTCACTGTGTCACAAAAGTGCAAAACTCCAGGGCTttgcttttttcatgtttcatttgtATTCAGACATGTGCTTTCCTTTGTGCTACCAAGTCAACCGTTTACACACAGAGCAAAGTGTTGCTACTGGAGATGAATGCTAACATTGTGTCACTGATGTGATGACTTCTTGGCTGAGGGCTGTTTACGTTTTCCTCTTCACAGGAAGCCATTAGAGACGTTCACGTCAAGGGTATAATGTACCGCGCTGTGGAGGCAGATATCGGTAATGTTCTGATTTCTATTTGAGCTGATATAAAAGATTTTATACAACCACATCAGAATAAAATGTTTTCAGCGTTAATGAGGCtgtgatatgaaaaaaaaagtgtgatgcAAATGATACACTACCAACCAGCCCTCCTCAATTTTCAtttatctctgtgtttctttttttgcagaaaaatatatttgttatgGTGAGCAGAGCCACGCTGTGCTGAAGAAGCTGTCAGAGCATGGAAAAAAGATGTTCCTCATTACCAACAGCCCGTTTGACTTTGTGTAAGTGCAAGAAAGCTGTTTGCATGATTAATGAAAAACGTCATGTGTTAGTGTGCTCGTATTTTTTTGATGCTGCTGTAAAAAGCCCCAACATTTATAGACAGGTAACCAACacatggggcggctgtggctcagtgggtagagtcggtcgtctattaatcggaaggttggcggttcgatgcCAACTCCGGCAGtcccatgccgaagtgtccttgagcaagacactgaacccagaATTGCTcactctgttgttcagaggtgcgTGAATGTGAACggatgagattagctaacactaatggtcactacatagcagcctctaccatcagtgagtaaatgggtatgaatgggtgaaagTGACAAGTAgtatgtaaaagcgctttgagtggccagaaagactagaaaagtccatttaccatttacatcGAAAGGCTTTGTATCCACAGTCATTATCTAGTTATTAGTAAGTCATGTACAGTGTCTGTTAAAGCCAGGCACAAAATGATCAGCTGTGTTTCCAATGCTAAAGATATACTCTTGGTTTAATCGAGGCGAGTCATTTTATgtaaagatatattttaaaatcatcaaaCATTCGGCAAAGTAAGAGCAGCAACCACAGGAATAATCCAACATAAGCACAGACATAGATCAGAGGATTTAACTAGAAATCTTGATAAACAGCACAGCACAAACAAATAGAATACAAAGCAAATAAAGCCAGCTGTTATCAGCATGTTTTCTTAATTACACTTAACAAAGTCTAAAGAAAAGAGACGAGTCCTCAGAGAAACAGTATCAGAGAGGCTGTCAGCATGCTGGATTGGCTCTAAACACTTCATACATGATGACTCTGTATTAAGTGCGCGGCACATGCACTGAGGcaatagtccttgtcgcagcagtTGCTGGTTGGACTCGCAGCAATTACTGTTTGCTGTACATCATccccctgctctctcctcctcacattacctgcctctcttcagctgtccaatcaaataaaggcaaaaatgtcccCCAAAAATCAATATCCTGTCAATGTCGTTCTCCATATTGAAGTTTTCCCATTCGAGTCTAAATGTCAGTGTGAAAtccaatgttttttaattgcaaGTGATTTTTCCTAATGGCATTTGGGAATCAGCTGTATGTTGCATAGTGTCAATGCCTACAAGGGGAAGTTGTACTTTATAACATACTTTATATAAATCTGTAGCTCTGTTGGAACCTCCAGGAGCAAACATTGCCAAGCTCACAGTTTTCAAGGTACAAGCAggctttaatttccttttttactACCTGAACACAACCAGGGCAGCATGAGCACATCAAACCTCTCTCTGGAGAGAGCTTGATTGCTAGTTTTGTTGACTTAAATGTAAATTCACACGAGCACAGTCCTTTAGATGTAGATGATTTTGCTGATGTAGTGATGTGCCCTCATGATGAGCTCTGAAATGTTGCTGACTAATGTTTTGAATCTTTGTCCTTCACAGAGACCGAGGGATGAGCTTCATCGTGGGGGATGACTGGAGGGACCTATTTGATGTTGTGATTGTTCAAGCGGACAAACCTGGCTTCTTCAATGACAGGAGAAAGTAAGTGTGTCTGTCCATGAGCCTCACCGGGCCACACATGCAGCAGTCATTAATAGAGCTGTTACACTGTTTGTCTATTTGTTAAGGAGCTCGCAATATTACAAGTAGATAAGATATgcctgtgttgatttttttgcCAGACCGTTCAGGCGAGTGACAGACCAAGGTGCTCTGCTGTGGGACCGGATTCACAAGCTTGAAAAAGGGCAGATCTACAAACAGGTGTTGTACCAAGAGACATACTCGATTTAGATTCTTATCACTGCTCATAAAAATCaggattgatttattttttaatattcctgtgtgtttgtgttgcagggAAACCTTTATGAGTTCCTGAGGCTGACCGGCTGGAGAGGATCCAAAGTGCTCTACTTTGGTGATCACATCTACAGTGACTTGGCAGTAAGTAACGTCCTGGCATATTTACAACAAAGGACCAGTTATGATTGCACTGCAGTATCACAGATGATGATTATATAAACGTTTAGTAGAGCACAGCTTTAAACATGCTCCATTTAATAGAAATGTGTTCCAGAATGTCAATCTGAACATGCAACAGCTTGTCAGTATGGACATGCCTGTAGAAGTTACACACCCCAAGGTTTCAAACTAGATCAAAGATCCTAAAATAACGGAGTGTAGGATGTTATTCTTATTGCATGAAACCACATTACTGTCACTCTGCATCGGGAATGGTTGACAGCATTTTAATGAGTGTCAGTGTCTCCTGGTATATCACACCTACAGAGGAGACTGTCACTACTTTTATACCTGTATCCTAGAAACACAGGCACAGCTGCCCCTTATCTGCTCTCAACAAACTAACAAGCatcagtgtttatttatttatttatggtgTCACAATGAGTTAAAGCGTCTttgatgttttcatgtgtttgatAAGCTGTAAATGGTGATAATGAAACAGAGTTTACATCTCTCTGGCTTAATGCCTCGATGATGAAGGCACCCAGCTGTCCAACATGTCGTCTTGCTTATTATATCGCAGATGGAACATGGCGGGTGGGGTTTACAGTGACCACACTTATAGACAGTCTCTCTGTCTGTAGGGTGA carries:
- the nt5dc3 gene encoding 5'-nucleotidase domain-containing protein 3 gives rise to the protein MAPLSVPLSSLLRHRDCLQRVNVFCNAVQSLRQRPPRSRLWKRNFGAVTQGVGQLLSSQNRFQNYAASGCRSSSSDQDTTERLWSIYNETKRQTEDLLPVISTNSVDPDTIFANNEMSLRDIEIYGFDYDYTLAFYSRHLHTLIFNIARDILITKHRYPEGLRKYEYIPNFAVRGLHYDVQKALLMKIDAFHYIQLGTVYRGLHPVSEEEVIAMYEGCHVPLEIMSDFYGKSSHGHTMKQFMDIFSLPEMTLLSCVNDFFMRHNIDYEPVHLYKDVKEAIRDVHVKGIMYRAVEADIEKYICYGEQSHAVLKKLSEHGKKMFLITNSPFDFVDRGMSFIVGDDWRDLFDVVIVQADKPGFFNDRRKPFRRVTDQGALLWDRIHKLEKGQIYKQGNLYEFLRLTGWRGSKVLYFGDHIYSDLADLTLKHGWRTGAIIPELRKEIKIMNTEQYMHMMAWLQALTGLIEQMQVHRDPASQAVVEEWIREREAMRPQTKDIFNSQFGSLFRTYHNPTYFSRRLSRFADIYMASISCLLNYDFQHTFFPRRTPLQHESPFWPEHSPSGISNISSQLHSSKAESD